Sequence from the Miscanthus floridulus cultivar M001 chromosome 16, ASM1932011v1, whole genome shotgun sequence genome:
CTGCACATGCACAAATTGGAACAAGCAGGTATGCATAAAGATGACAAATTCGAAACAGTAAAAgacactaactactactactttagtCAGCATGAAAGCACCACTTCAATTGTAAGACAAATATGTAAGTTGCGGTACAAACACCATATACACTGGTATGCAAATTGTACCAAGAACCCCTGAGGGTCAAAATAGAATCCTAGTCAATATGATATGTTTGGGGTCTTCGCAGTCTAAATGAACATGCCATTTTATGCTACCTAGTTTCAAACACTGCTCTCATCAGTCATCACGAGAAAATTGGCCAACCCAACGGACTGAGAAAACTTGATTCAATGTTCACTGAATAtacaaggaagaagaaaaggaaCTTCAAATGGTTTGGAATCACAATTGATCTCATGTGCATAAATCACTGGAAATACACAGTGCTAACATATAGGAAACTCCTGCATTTTCTGGATAAAACACAGTTTACACAACGTGAACATAAAACATGATATATTCTTTTAACCTAAAAAAGAAAAGCAAAGAAAAACATGTGTGCCTTCTTCAGAAGGACCACAGTAAAAACACTGTACTCACAGCAAGAATACGCATGGCAGCCAAGCCGAACTGTGACAAAGAGTTACTAAGTTACTATTATAGCAAGAAAAATATAAGAAACACCTGCATTTCAGCCAAGATAGATTCAATTATCTCCCTTCATTTTTCATGCACAACGATTTCACAGAAAGATGACTAATCTCGGCCAACAGTCAAGGTACACAAGCTCAGTTCGATACACAAGTAAAACTTTTTCAACCAACTGCAAGTGAGACcaaaacaagaaaagaaacaaatgacagcttttacttttttttttattcAATGGCCTCTTACCTACAGGGTAGGGGAAACTAGGAAGATCCTCCCCTGCAGAAAGTAGGCCACTCATATGGACGATGTGATGAAGCAGGATCCATTGGATGGTTACTGTCATGCAACCCAGCGATGCCTGCACCACTGAGGTTCCCAGGTGTCCTTGTTGATCTGCCACCCATGAACATGGTTGACCATGTGTCCGACAGCCGCTCGCTCTTTGCTGCTGGGTTCAATAACGTTGTGTCGATGCTCCAGTCTACTGAGGTGTAGTCATAAGGTGCTGGCCCATTGGTTCTCCAATCAGAATGAGGCAATGCAGAGGACGACTCAGATGAATTCCACCCTCTAAATGCCCCGAGTGATGACGCCACAGAACGGGAAGATGATGTACCTCCAGAACTCCAGGTGCCACCCCAACCATTCGCAGCCAGCTCTATAGGATTAGAAACAAAACTTTGTTGATGATTTGCATGTCCAAACGACCTGGCAGAACTAACACTGTCCAAACTCATATTCCTTAGTCCATGACCTAAGCCCCCATTCAACATCATATCCACGCCTGATGTGCCATTTAAGAACCAATCCCTTGCAGATTGTTCTGCCGCAAACATACTATGGCTAGTGGATGGTAGGCTCTGCTTGGTACCTGCAGATTGAGGACGCTGCATTACAATTACTGACTCTCGCAAGCTTCCATTGGGCATTGAACTTTTCACCTCATTGGTTCCTGCCACATACCGCATGTCTGACTTCAGTTGTGGCACTGCAACAGGCAAAGGAGACGATGCCACATAAGGAACTGACGGAATCGAGTTGGGATTGAGACGTCTCTTCTCAGGTTGAACAAATTGCTGACGGCCCAAATCTGGCTTAATTGGTGTTACCAGTGGCTGAAAACCTTTAATTGGAGGTTCCTTTGGACCACTACCATTCATCAAAAGCTTATAGTTTAtgtccttctcctctcttctcatCTGCTGAGATCCTACTGATGAAAATCCATTTGTTTGAGGCCTTGCAGGGTTCTGTGCAAGTACAACTTGCTGCTTGTTAGGCAAGCCACTTGAATCACCAGATCCCTCAGGCTTTGGTGGGACTGCAGTTGATTCTTGCTTATGTGTCTTCAAGACCTCCTCAGCCCTTTCTAGATCACCTTCACAGGAAACAACTGCTCTTTCAACTTCTTGCTTTGTACACTTATATTTTGCCTCCAAGCTCACAATCTTTGAAAGCTCATCGGCTATATCAATCTTCAAGTTAGCTCCAGACTGTTGATCAGCTGCAAGTTGTTGCTTAGCTTCCTCATTGCCATCAAAGTTGCAGAGCCAGGAAACAGACTCCTCAACGCAACCCTCATTCTGTATAAGGGCCATCGTTGCTTGATCTGCTGAGAAACCCATCGCAACAAGCTTCTGTGCAAGTGCCTCCAATTTTCTGGACATAAGGTATCCCTTACAACGCTCGTGCAATTCTTGGGCTCGCCTCTCCTTCTGCCTTtgatgcttcttctcatttttctGTCTGATCTTCTCGCGTTTATCAATATCACATCCAGGAACAGAGTCTACCCAAGACGCGGTACTGGTTGGTTTTTCCTTTGGATCTTCTGACTCACCAGAGCAGCTACCATTGTTGGAGGCACAATCGAAATCTCCTGTACCATGGGAGCTGCGAGAATGCTCATCTATTTCATCTGTATTCCTGAATTTATCGATGCCTTGGCTACCCAACAAAGAGGCTGATGGTTCCAGAACATGGAACTTTCCAGAGAGGTTGTTATAAGAACTTGCAAGCGTACCATTTCCCATTGGCTTTGCAGCAACCTTGGGTTGCTCTTTTGCAACTTTTGCAGCTGATCTGTCTTTTGACTTGGACTTGGATGCAGAAGGCATTTCTGACAAAGTGATTACACTGCCTACACCTGAGATGAAATTTGTAAAAGAAAAAAGGTTAGCACTCTAAGCTAACATGTGTAAAGTACTGATTTTCTTCTTGGCCAATGAGGCAATTTCAATCATAAGAAATACAGAATACCAATATTCAAATAAAAAATAACTACAAATGTAGAGTACATATCTAACCAAACATAAGAATGCCAAACAGCTAGGTCAACTCAAACAGCTGTTTTAAGGAAACACACCATGCAACATGATCCATATTACAGCTAAACTAACAGCAAAAAAAAAGCCTGACATCCTGATAACAAATGAATGCCATGTTGATCGCTACACAACAACTACTGCAGGTCTCCCATGCCAAAAAAAACCTAAATAAGAGACATTTTCGCTCCACTTTCATTTGAAATGCAACCTCCGTCCACTAATGATGTTTCATTTTAGTTGTTTTTTCTGCAGCAAAGAAATTGTGCTTGCTTCGATCTCCCATGTCCTATAATCAAGCAACAGAACACAATCTTACACACATAACAACAGAACTAAAGCAAGAGATTACTAAATCGTTACAGAATCAGAGAATTCTAACCCATGGGATTAGCTCCGAGTATATTCGCTTATTTTCCCTTTGCCATCGGATTATTGAATCAAAACAGGAATCTTAcaactatttttttttttgaaagaccaaCTTACACCTACTATAACCAGAATTTTGACTGAATGTGCGTTTTGCATCTATTAGCTTCCAGAAAAACTGTGTTTGCATTCCAAATCCCTTGAATTCAGAGACCTAATCATCAGTCGGTAGATAAGAAACCAAAAATTCTCTTTTCACGAAACACTACAGCATAGTCACCCATAGCTTCACCAGCACCCTGACACCGAGAAGACCCCTGCAAATCCCCGCACGTCACCACCAGCGCCCCAATCGAATTCCCCGAAAAAATCGACGTTCCATGCCCATGCGCGCATGATACGCCCGCCACGGCCACCCACGCCGCGCAATCACGCGATCCCCTGCAGCCCGAGCGGCCGTTCCCCGTCGGAATTCCACGGGCGCGCGGCTCCCGCGCACGCTCCAGCGAGCGTTGGCATTCCCGCGCGTCAGCGGATCAAACCATGGGGCACCGAACTCCACGCCCGAATCGAATCGAACCAAACCAGCGTGGGatcagagagggaggggaggagaaACAGAGAGCGGAAGGGGCGGGGAGACGAGGAGCTTACCCGGCGCCGAGGGAGAGGCGTAGGGTTTTGGCCTGCGGGCGGGCTTAGGGGATCGGGGGGCGGCGAGGGATTGGGGACGGCGGGCGAGAGCCTTCTAGGGTTTGGTTGGTTGACGCGGGTGTGGTGGCCGGGTGGGGAGGAAATGGAGACGAAGCGAGACGGGACGAGGCGAGCGAGACAGCGGGCGGGCGGGTGAGCGAGAGACCAGAGACGGGACGGAAAGGAGGCCGCGCGCAGCGCGGGTGGGTTTCGGGTTGGCGTTGGCCTCCTGGGTTGCCGTGCCGCGCTGGTCTATTGCGTTCCGCGTGTGGTAGGGGTGGGACGGCGCGTGCGTTCCTGCGCGTGCGTGGATCGGGTGGGGGCGCGCCCGCGAGCGCTAGATCCTCGaactttttttttcacttttgtatattttttctataatttcGTAAATCTTGGCTTATGGCGCCATGGATGCTGACGTTATTTTTAAACCGCTAAGTTCATCTACTAAAGCCTTTTTTAAATTCACCTTTAAATTATTATTTAAGGAGTCATTTACATAAAAATCACTCTCGGTATCTTTTCACCCTccaattcttttatatatatcttGTGTATGCTCTATAGCCAATCTCACTCTCCGTCTTCGGCTAGCGGCTGCCTTTCTCATGGATAGTTGTACCTTCGTTGCAccattttcttgttttttttcaaTCGTTTCTTGTCCTTAGGGACTGTAACTATCATCTTCTTTATTAATAGAAACTGGCACTGTCCCATGCCGGTTCGTTAAAAAAAGTATCTTCGGCTAGCGAGAAATTCAAAATAGAGAATGATAATAATTGGAGGTCTAATTAATTTAGAGAAAGACAATAATTGGACATCTAATTTAAAAAGGTTTTTGTAGGGTATTTTTTCACCAAAATTTTTATTTCTATCTGTAACGAAGGATATTATAGGGGACTTTTGGGGTTGCTCTAAACCGGTCAACGGTTTCCTTACCGCTATATCACTCAGTGGTATGCAGTTAATGCGGCCAATGGCCTCGAAGCACACTAACCATCATCTCATCCAGAGTTAAGGTGGGACAAAAAAAAAGTCTTTGCATCTCCCTTAAAAGGCTATCGGCGTCGATCTGAGGGCCATATCATCTTCCGACAGTGGTAAGCTCCCCCACTAGAGATGGCAATGGAGATTCGATCCCTGATTCTCCATGGGAAATTTCCCTATTAGAACGGAAAAAAAATCCCCATGGGAGATGAaaatgagggggggggggggagggggggctcTCCTCGTTTGATTTCACGGGGATGGGAAAGTATCCCCCATCCCTGTCCCCTCCGTGAAGCTATTTCTTGTAGCAATCTTACACCAATCTATTGTTTTCATATAGATATAGTGTACTGGACATATGGAGGTCTATTGATTATTTGATATCTTTTAAGGATAAGTTGATAGATTTTTTTAAGGTGCTTGTTGTTAATCTATAATTGAATTTTGTGAGAATTGATAAGCTTAAGCAAGGATTGGGAATCCCAGCGGGGATTAATTCCCTGACGGGGATGGGGATGGTGAAGATACCACCGACGATATTCGTAGGGACGGGGATAGAGAAAATTCTCCCTGCAGAGATGGGGATGGCCGGATGGGGACCTAACCCCGGACGAGGAATTCCCCGGTGACATCTCTATCCTCCacaccccctcctctccctccctctatATAAGGTT
This genomic interval carries:
- the LOC136511889 gene encoding uncharacterized protein, whose product is MPSASKSKSKDRSAAKVAKEQPKVAAKPMGNGTLASSYNNLSGKFHVLEPSASLLGSQGIDKFRNTDEIDEHSRSSHGTGDFDCASNNGSCSGESEDPKEKPTSTASWVDSVPGCDIDKREKIRQKNEKKHQRQKERRAQELHERCKGYLMSRKLEALAQKLVAMGFSADQATMALIQNEGCVEESVSWLCNFDGNEEAKQQLAADQQSGANLKIDIADELSKIVSLEAKYKCTKQEVERAVVSCEGDLERAEEVLKTHKQESTAVPPKPEGSGDSSGLPNKQQVVLAQNPARPQTNGFSSVGSQQMRREEKDINYKLLMNGSGPKEPPIKGFQPLVTPIKPDLGRQQFVQPEKRRLNPNSIPSVPYVASSPLPVAVPQLKSDMRYVAGTNEVKSSMPNGSLRESVIVMQRPQSAGTKQSLPSTSHSMFAAEQSARDWFLNGTSGVDMMLNGGLGHGLRNMSLDSVSSARSFGHANHQQSFVSNPIELAANGWGGTWSSGGTSSSRSVASSLGAFRGWNSSESSSALPHSDWRTNGPAPYDYTSVDWSIDTTLLNPAAKSERLSDTWSTMFMGGRSTRTPGNLSGAGIAGLHDSNHPMDPASSHRPYEWPTFCRGGSS